The following coding sequences lie in one Benincasa hispida cultivar B227 chromosome 6, ASM972705v1, whole genome shotgun sequence genomic window:
- the LOC120079704 gene encoding pentatricopeptide repeat-containing protein At4g30700-like isoform X1, which translates to MVMQMICTNTTTSAIHGRKFFLTLLNKATTLPQLLQIHAQLILHGIHNDLSSITKLTHKFFDLGAVYHVRQLFAKVSKPDLFLFNVLIRGFSDNSLPKSSIFLYTHLRKGTNLRPDNFTFAFAISAASRFEDERVGVLLHAHSIVDGVASNLFVGSAIVDLYFKFTRAELARKVFDVMPERDTVLWNTMISGFSRNSYFEDSIRVFVDMLNAGLSFDSTTLAAVLTAVAELQEYRLGMGIQCLASKKGLHSDVYVLTGLISLYSKCGKSDKGRLLFDQIDQPDLISYNAMISGYTFNHETESAVTLFKELLASGQGVNSSTLVGLVPVFSPFNHLQLTCLIQNLSMKIGIISQPSVSTALTTVYCRLNEVQFARKLFDESPEKSLASWNAMISGYTQNGLTERAISLFQEMVPQLSPNPVTVTSILSACAQLGALSIGKWVHGLIKSERLESNLYVSTALVDMYAKCGSIVEARQLFDLMAEKNVVTWNAMITGYGLHGHGKEALNLFNEMLRSGIPLTRVTFLSILYACSHSGLVREGNEIFHSMVNNYGFQPMSEHYACMVDILGRAGQLTNALEFIERMPLEPGPAVWGALLGACMIHKNTEIAHVASKRLFQLDPENVGYYVLLSNIYSTDRNFPKAASVRQVVKKRKLAKTPGCTLIEIGNQQYVFTSGDQSHPQATAIFAMLEKLTGKMREAGYQAETVTTALHDVEDEEKELMVNVHSEKLAIAFGLISTEPGTEIRIIKNLRVCLDCHTATKFISKITERVIVVRDANRFHHFKNGICSCGDYW; encoded by the coding sequence ATGGTAATGCAGATGATATGCACAAACACTACCACCTCTGCCATTCATGGACGAAAATTCTTCCTCACGCTTCTTAACAAGGCCACTACACTTCCCCAACTCCTCCAAATCCACGCACAGTTAATCCTCCACGGTATCCACAATGATCTCTCTTCGATTACCAAGCTTACCCACAAGTTCTTCGATCTCGGGGCCGTTTACCATGTGCGCCAACTCTTTGCTAAGGTTTCCAAACCCGATCTATTCTTGTTCAATGTCCTTATTAGAGGCTTTTCCGACAATAGTTTGCCTAAATCTTCGATCTTTCTCTATACCCATTTGAGAAAAGGGACTAATCTTAGGCCAGACAATTTCACTTTTGCATTTGCGATTTCAGCTGCTTCGAGATTTGAGGATGAGAGGGTTGGTGTCTTGTTGCACGCGCACTCCATTGTTGATGGGGTGGCGTCGAATTTGTTTGTTGGGTCTGCAATCGTTGATTTGTACTTTAAATTTACTCGCGCTGAGTTGGCGCGTAAGGTGTTTGATGTAATGCCTGAGAGGGATACAGTTCTTTGGAACACAATGATATCTGGGTTTTCTAGGAATTCTTATTTTGAGGACTCGATACGTGTTTTTGTGGATATGCTCAATGCTGGGTTGTCATTTGATTCTACAACTTTGGCTGCGGTTCTTACAGCAGTGGCAGAGTTGCAGGAATATAGGCTAGGGATGGGTATCCAATGTTTGGCTTCAAAAAAAGGACTCCATTCTGATGTTTATGTGCTTACAGGATTGATATCATTGTATTCAAAATGCGGGAAGAGTGACAAAGGAAGGCTATTGTTTGATCAGATTGATCAACCAGATTTGATATCTTATAATGCAATGATTTCGGGTTATACTTTCAATCATGAAACTGAGTCGGCAGTAACACTCTTCAAAGAATTGCTTGCCTCCGGACAAGGTGTTAATTCAAGCACTTTGGTAGGCTTAGTTCCAGTCTTTTCGCCCTTCAATCATCTGCAACTTACTTGcttgattcaaaatttaagtatGAAAATTGGTATTATTTCGCAACCTTCGGTTTCAACTGCTCTTACCACTGTTTATTGTCGACTAAATGAAGTACAATTTGCAAGGAAGTTGTTTGATGAATCTCCGGAGAAAAGTTTGGCTTCCTGGAATGCCATGATATCAGGGTATACTCAAAATGGGTTGACAGAGAGAGCAATTTCTCTTTTCCAGGAAATGGTGCCTCAACTCAGTCCAAACCCTGTTACTGTCACCAGTATACTTTCAGCTTGTGCGCAACTTGGAGCTCTAAGTATTGGAAAATGGGTTCATGGCTTGATTAAGAGCGAAAGACTTGAATCGAACCTGTATGTTTCTACCGCATTAGTTGATATGTATGCAAAATGTGGTAGCATCGTGGAGGCTCGTCAATTATTTGACTTGATGGCAGAAAAGAATGTGGTAACCTGGAATGCCATGATAACCGGTTATGGTCTCCACGGACATGGCAAGGAAGCACTAAACCTCTTTAATGAGATGTTGCGATCTGGGATTCCACTGACAAGGGTTACTTTCCTTTCTATCTTGTATGCTTGCAGTCACTCTGGCTTGGTGAGAGAGGGAAATGAAATTTTCCATTCTATGGTTAACAATTATGGTTTTCAGCCCATGAGCGAGCACTATGCTTGCATGGTTGACATCCTTGGGAGAGCTGGACAGCTAACAAATGCCTTGGAGTTTATTGAAAGAATGCCTCTCGAGCCTGGCCCAGCTGTTTGGGGTGCATTGCTTGGCGCTTGTATGATTCACAAGAATACAGAGATAGCCCATGTTGCTTCTAAAAGACTTTTTCAATTGGACCCAGAAAATGTGGGGTACTATGTTCTACTTTCTAATATATATTCTACTGACAGGAATTTCCCCAAAGCTGCTTCAGTACGACAAGTTGTTAAGAAGAGAAAACTAGCAAAAACACCTGGTTGCACTCTAATTGAGATTGGCAATCAACAATATGTGTTCACATCTGGGGATCAATCCCATCCTCAGGCCACAGCCATTTTTGCCATGCTAGAGAAGTTAACAGGGAAAATGAGAGAGGCTGGATATCAGGCAGAAACTGTCACTACTGCTTTGCATGATGTAGAGGATGAAGAGAAGGAGTTAATGGTGAATGTCCACAGTGAAAAATTAGCAATTGCTTTTGGGCTTATTTCAACTGAGCCTGGAACTGAAATTAGGATTATCAAGAACCTCCGAGTTTGTCTAGATTGTCATACTGCAACTAAATTTATATCAAAGATCACTGAGAGAGTGATTGTGGTTAGGGATGCTAATAGATTCCATCATTTCAAAAATGGtatttgttcatgtggagactacTGGTGA
- the LOC120079704 gene encoding pentatricopeptide repeat-containing protein At4g30700-like isoform X2, whose translation MICTNTTTSAIHGRKFFLTLLNKATTLPQLLQIHAQLILHGIHNDLSSITKLTHKFFDLGAVYHVRQLFAKVSKPDLFLFNVLIRGFSDNSLPKSSIFLYTHLRKGTNLRPDNFTFAFAISAASRFEDERVGVLLHAHSIVDGVASNLFVGSAIVDLYFKFTRAELARKVFDVMPERDTVLWNTMISGFSRNSYFEDSIRVFVDMLNAGLSFDSTTLAAVLTAVAELQEYRLGMGIQCLASKKGLHSDVYVLTGLISLYSKCGKSDKGRLLFDQIDQPDLISYNAMISGYTFNHETESAVTLFKELLASGQGVNSSTLVGLVPVFSPFNHLQLTCLIQNLSMKIGIISQPSVSTALTTVYCRLNEVQFARKLFDESPEKSLASWNAMISGYTQNGLTERAISLFQEMVPQLSPNPVTVTSILSACAQLGALSIGKWVHGLIKSERLESNLYVSTALVDMYAKCGSIVEARQLFDLMAEKNVVTWNAMITGYGLHGHGKEALNLFNEMLRSGIPLTRVTFLSILYACSHSGLVREGNEIFHSMVNNYGFQPMSEHYACMVDILGRAGQLTNALEFIERMPLEPGPAVWGALLGACMIHKNTEIAHVASKRLFQLDPENVGYYVLLSNIYSTDRNFPKAASVRQVVKKRKLAKTPGCTLIEIGNQQYVFTSGDQSHPQATAIFAMLEKLTGKMREAGYQAETVTTALHDVEDEEKELMVNVHSEKLAIAFGLISTEPGTEIRIIKNLRVCLDCHTATKFISKITERVIVVRDANRFHHFKNGICSCGDYW comes from the coding sequence ATGATATGCACAAACACTACCACCTCTGCCATTCATGGACGAAAATTCTTCCTCACGCTTCTTAACAAGGCCACTACACTTCCCCAACTCCTCCAAATCCACGCACAGTTAATCCTCCACGGTATCCACAATGATCTCTCTTCGATTACCAAGCTTACCCACAAGTTCTTCGATCTCGGGGCCGTTTACCATGTGCGCCAACTCTTTGCTAAGGTTTCCAAACCCGATCTATTCTTGTTCAATGTCCTTATTAGAGGCTTTTCCGACAATAGTTTGCCTAAATCTTCGATCTTTCTCTATACCCATTTGAGAAAAGGGACTAATCTTAGGCCAGACAATTTCACTTTTGCATTTGCGATTTCAGCTGCTTCGAGATTTGAGGATGAGAGGGTTGGTGTCTTGTTGCACGCGCACTCCATTGTTGATGGGGTGGCGTCGAATTTGTTTGTTGGGTCTGCAATCGTTGATTTGTACTTTAAATTTACTCGCGCTGAGTTGGCGCGTAAGGTGTTTGATGTAATGCCTGAGAGGGATACAGTTCTTTGGAACACAATGATATCTGGGTTTTCTAGGAATTCTTATTTTGAGGACTCGATACGTGTTTTTGTGGATATGCTCAATGCTGGGTTGTCATTTGATTCTACAACTTTGGCTGCGGTTCTTACAGCAGTGGCAGAGTTGCAGGAATATAGGCTAGGGATGGGTATCCAATGTTTGGCTTCAAAAAAAGGACTCCATTCTGATGTTTATGTGCTTACAGGATTGATATCATTGTATTCAAAATGCGGGAAGAGTGACAAAGGAAGGCTATTGTTTGATCAGATTGATCAACCAGATTTGATATCTTATAATGCAATGATTTCGGGTTATACTTTCAATCATGAAACTGAGTCGGCAGTAACACTCTTCAAAGAATTGCTTGCCTCCGGACAAGGTGTTAATTCAAGCACTTTGGTAGGCTTAGTTCCAGTCTTTTCGCCCTTCAATCATCTGCAACTTACTTGcttgattcaaaatttaagtatGAAAATTGGTATTATTTCGCAACCTTCGGTTTCAACTGCTCTTACCACTGTTTATTGTCGACTAAATGAAGTACAATTTGCAAGGAAGTTGTTTGATGAATCTCCGGAGAAAAGTTTGGCTTCCTGGAATGCCATGATATCAGGGTATACTCAAAATGGGTTGACAGAGAGAGCAATTTCTCTTTTCCAGGAAATGGTGCCTCAACTCAGTCCAAACCCTGTTACTGTCACCAGTATACTTTCAGCTTGTGCGCAACTTGGAGCTCTAAGTATTGGAAAATGGGTTCATGGCTTGATTAAGAGCGAAAGACTTGAATCGAACCTGTATGTTTCTACCGCATTAGTTGATATGTATGCAAAATGTGGTAGCATCGTGGAGGCTCGTCAATTATTTGACTTGATGGCAGAAAAGAATGTGGTAACCTGGAATGCCATGATAACCGGTTATGGTCTCCACGGACATGGCAAGGAAGCACTAAACCTCTTTAATGAGATGTTGCGATCTGGGATTCCACTGACAAGGGTTACTTTCCTTTCTATCTTGTATGCTTGCAGTCACTCTGGCTTGGTGAGAGAGGGAAATGAAATTTTCCATTCTATGGTTAACAATTATGGTTTTCAGCCCATGAGCGAGCACTATGCTTGCATGGTTGACATCCTTGGGAGAGCTGGACAGCTAACAAATGCCTTGGAGTTTATTGAAAGAATGCCTCTCGAGCCTGGCCCAGCTGTTTGGGGTGCATTGCTTGGCGCTTGTATGATTCACAAGAATACAGAGATAGCCCATGTTGCTTCTAAAAGACTTTTTCAATTGGACCCAGAAAATGTGGGGTACTATGTTCTACTTTCTAATATATATTCTACTGACAGGAATTTCCCCAAAGCTGCTTCAGTACGACAAGTTGTTAAGAAGAGAAAACTAGCAAAAACACCTGGTTGCACTCTAATTGAGATTGGCAATCAACAATATGTGTTCACATCTGGGGATCAATCCCATCCTCAGGCCACAGCCATTTTTGCCATGCTAGAGAAGTTAACAGGGAAAATGAGAGAGGCTGGATATCAGGCAGAAACTGTCACTACTGCTTTGCATGATGTAGAGGATGAAGAGAAGGAGTTAATGGTGAATGTCCACAGTGAAAAATTAGCAATTGCTTTTGGGCTTATTTCAACTGAGCCTGGAACTGAAATTAGGATTATCAAGAACCTCCGAGTTTGTCTAGATTGTCATACTGCAACTAAATTTATATCAAAGATCACTGAGAGAGTGATTGTGGTTAGGGATGCTAATAGATTCCATCATTTCAAAAATGGtatttgttcatgtggagactacTGGTGA